The Streptomyces sp. NBC_01268 genome segment GCCCTCGACCGGGAGTTCATCGACCGGTACACCGCCGGTTTCGAGGAGTACCGGGCCGCGTGCGAGAGCGCGTCCTGGGAGGAGATCGAGCGCCAGTCCGGCGTCGACCGCGCCGCGATCCTCCAGGCGGCCCGCGTCTACCGCGAGGCGGACCGCTCCATCGTCAGCTGGTGCCTGGGCGTCACGCAGCACGAGCACGGTGTCGACACCGTGCGGGAGATCGTCAACCTGCTCCTCCTGCGCGGGAACCTGGGCCGCGAGGGCGCCGGCCCCTCCCCGGTCCGCGGCCACAGCAACGTCCAGGGCAACCGCACCTGCGGCATCGACCATCGCCCGGCCCCGGAGTTCCTCGACCGCCTCGGCGAGGTCTGCTCGATCGACCCGCCCCGCGAGCACGGTCTCGACACGGTGGGCACCATCCGGGCCATGCACCGCGGCGATATCAAGGTCTTCGTCGGCATGGGCGGCAACTTCGCGCTCGCCGCGCCCGACACCCCGTACACGTACGAAGCGCTGCGGCAGTGCGAGCTCACGGTCCAGGTGAGCACCAAGCTCAACCGCAGCCATCTCGTGCACGGCCGCAAGGCCCTCATCCTGCCGTGCCTGGGCCGCACCGAGAAGGACGAGCAGCGCGGCGGAACCCAGAGCACCTCCGTCGAGGACTCGATGAGCATGGTGCACCTGTCCGTCGGCATGAAGCGGCCGGCCTCCCCGCACCTGCTGTCCGAACCGGCCGTCGTCGCCGGCATGGCCCGCGCCGCGCTGCCCGACAGCGCGACGCCGTGGGAGTGGTACGTCGAGGACTACGACCGGATCCGCGACACCATGGCCCAGGTCCTCAACGGATTCGAGGACTTCAACCGGCGGGTCCGGCTGCCCCTCGGCTTCCGCCTCAAGCAGCCGGCGCGCGAACTCGTCTTCCTCACGCCGTCCGGACGGGCCGAGTTCTCCGCGGCCCCGCTGCCCGACGTGGTTCCCGAGCCCGGCACGCTCGCACTCGGCACCATGCGCTCCCACGACCAGTGGAACACCACGATCTACTCCGACAACGACCGCTACCGCGGCGTCAAGAACCTGCGCACGCTGGTCTTCATGAACGAGGACGACATGCGGGAGCGCGGCATCGCCAAGTTCGACCCGGTCGACATCACCAGCACGGCCAAGGACGGCAGCCGGCGCGGCCTCAACGGCTACCTGGCCATCCCCTACGACATCCCGCGCGGCT includes the following:
- a CDS encoding FdhF/YdeP family oxidoreductase yields the protein MSASQDEAGGRETRVGPAPVGEPEFEPYHHPAAGWGAAKSVTRFMSREGALVDGPRAILRMNHENTGFDCPGCAWPDDTKGLHLDICENGIKHVTWEMTRKRVGPEFFASRSVSELSGWSDYDLENQGRLTEPMVYDPETDHYVPISWKDAFELVGSTLRGLDSPHQAAFYTSGRLGNEATFLYQLMARELGTNNLPDCSNMCHEASGRALTASLGTGKGTVDLKDWETTDALFIIGVNAASNAPRMLTALAEAHKRGARIVHVNPLVEAAATRAIIPHDFRDMATLHSTRTSNLNIQPRIGGDMALLRGVAKALLEQSSADPKALDREFIDRYTAGFEEYRAACESASWEEIERQSGVDRAAILQAARVYREADRSIVSWCLGVTQHEHGVDTVREIVNLLLLRGNLGREGAGPSPVRGHSNVQGNRTCGIDHRPAPEFLDRLGEVCSIDPPREHGLDTVGTIRAMHRGDIKVFVGMGGNFALAAPDTPYTYEALRQCELTVQVSTKLNRSHLVHGRKALILPCLGRTEKDEQRGGTQSTSVEDSMSMVHLSVGMKRPASPHLLSEPAVVAGMARAALPDSATPWEWYVEDYDRIRDTMAQVLNGFEDFNRRVRLPLGFRLKQPARELVFLTPSGRAEFSAAPLPDVVPEPGTLALGTMRSHDQWNTTIYSDNDRYRGVKNLRTLVFMNEDDMRERGIAKFDPVDITSTAKDGSRRGLNGYLAIPYDIPRGCAAGYMPEMNVLCALGDYSTQSDQPIMKHVKVTITHAA